One Amblyomma americanum isolate KBUSLIRL-KWMA chromosome 8, ASM5285725v1, whole genome shotgun sequence DNA window includes the following coding sequences:
- the LOC144102166 gene encoding 2-Hydroxyacid oxidase 1-like, which translates to MNDKRPNVKTEAAVEAVNHGVAAVIVSNHGGRILDGTPATIEALPAIVQAVGNRTEVYLDGGVRTGTDVVKALSLGARAVFVGRPVLWGLAYSGKEGVDKMLGILKDELVRTMQLLGCPNLQDLDERLVVREGCCYSGPLPRNPLDTANPATIY; encoded by the exons ATGAACGACAAAAGACCGAACGTCAAGA CTGAAGCCGCAGTTGAAGCCGTGAATCATGGTGTAGCGGCGGTGATCGTGTCAAACCACGGTGGCAGGATTCTGGACGGCACTCCGGCAACG ATCGAAGCCCTACCGGCCATTGTTCAAGCAGTGGGAAACCGCACTGAGGTATACTTGGACGGCGGTGTACGCACAGGAACAGACGTGGTCAAGGCGCTCAGCCTCGGAGCGCGCGCTGTGTTTGTGGGCCGACCGGTGCTCTGGGGTCTGGCCTACAGC GGTAAGGAAGGAGTAGACAAGATGCTGGGCATACTCAAGGACGAACTTGTGCGTACCATGCAGTTGCTTG GCTGCCCAAATCTGCAAGACCTCGATGAGCGCTTGGTTGTTCGCGAAGGCTGCTGCTATTCCGGGCCGCTGCCAAGAAATCCTCTTGACACCGCAAACCCCGCAACCATTTATTGA